A single window of Plasmodium reichenowi strain SY57 chromosome 12, whole genome shotgun sequence DNA harbors:
- a CDS encoding hypothetical protein (conserved Plasmodium protein, unknown function), with amino-acid sequence MHIYFLVIILFYIYQEFILMKNMRYLKKKRIVYMFYYIPSVEKQNCITYTLNSLKNISPLKKKKKNFLLLKKRDNENLCIDIYTTFNKKRKKRKKEKKIDQDKLFLFPLPYGNYMLNSNFVVNRKKRKHLKNDKSEIKNNFLHASSPGHDDGGDDHELVLQEKRKTKKKKKKCMNHDNKYNHENISNHENISNHENISNHDNISNHDNISNHDNISNHDNISNHDNMSNNDHISNEPVDNYSSLNILNEYLKNKELLEDKNYDVKNGLNKAQLLEEYNKLVQMIKDSDERKKKEWKENEKKDIYEINERVISSSRKLNIDKLKSDIEKNFKRDEVMEKKIQDYMHLFIQNVEKERFKDIMMNEQEHKHNDYINDKHNDYINDKHNDHINDKHNDHINDKHNDNVPRYSEEDLPSDDKYINKSYIDKKEKYITEDEYITGDEYITEEEARMNNEILKEVYKGNFNNIDKFKFKYSKRDYENMKNEKNEKNENIEKIDMNNTYNDSFDSNIYKEEDKIIDALLNKIHKEKTLYHHINEKEKKLLDVYEKYKKEKKIQRREDLENLKYINKQLEEKQKRINTNRIDMNISSVTYEDGRRNDSDGSYNNNLNSNEKNDTLININNNDDKNNDNKNNDDKNNDNKNNDNKNNDNKNNDNNDDNDDNEDEIIKKNIFFNKIDEKFIEIKEEDIKEMSELQVQDELRKRGYPTFGSIEEIKTRLCDVMKIRQNNYIDIRNILKKPEDNVLSHIRLEKLKENIKTYKENEQYGDTESKIKQLDASIEISKFINDPVHYLRIDSTHKFINQNKPKNKNDLYNNTHTDQTNNMEIQYDTENNILKEPIINDYNFNEEISMAEKIKKTFSFENEEKLPDQIITRFNNNNNNNNNNIDGGGMDGNGVDGNGMCGNGMDELEEETQEKYREQVLKYGSLQETIEEFNYKHNLSLDFIGDFICKSSNAHIQDINKYRYKTKEEIEKLKENDFYHLFEENNLNNNFIVYKFVNTKQLIKNYLTTSNIVTLIEYANIADPVDIIHYYTPENLFMISEDYNITIDRVIDACTRLNIKLPYGGDTHLNKECFNFLTCYLSKYKQIKRKT; translated from the exons atgcatatttattttttagttattatattattttacatatatcaagaatttattcttatgaaaaatatgaggtatttaaaaaagaagagaattgtgtatatgttttattatataccCTCTGTCgaaaaacaaaattgtATTACATACACTTTGAATTctttgaaaaatattagtcccttgaaaaaaaagaaaaaaaattttcttttattgaaaaaaagagataatgaaaatttatgtattgacatatatacaacttttaataaaaaaagaaaaaaaagaaaaaaagaaaaaaaaatagatcAAGACAAATTATTCCTTTTTCCTTTGCCTTATGGAAATTACATGCTTAATTCAAATTTTGTTGTAAATaggaaaaaaagaaaacatttaaaaaatgataaaagCGAGATAAAGAATAACTTTTTGCATGCCAGCTCACCAGGTCATGATGATGGGGGGGATGATCACGAGTTGGTTCTCCAAGAGAAGAggaaaacaaaaaaaaaaaaaaaaaaatgtatgaATCATgacaataaatataatcatgaaaatatatctaatcatgaaaatatatctaatcatgaaaatatatctaatCATGACAATATATCTAATCATGACAATATATCTAATCATGACAATATATCTAATCATGACAATATATCTAATCATGACAATATGTCTAATAATGACCATATATCGAATGAACCTGTTGATAATTATAGTTCCCTAAATATTCTAAACGAATACCTGAAGAATAAAGAATTGTTAGAAGATAAAAACTACGATGTAAAGAACGGATTAAATAAAGCACAGCTGTTAGAAGAATATAACAAATTAGTACAAATGATAAAAGATAGTgatgaaagaaaaaagaaggaatggaaagaaaatgaaaaaaaagatatatatgaaataaatgaaCGAGTTATTAGTAGCTCTagaaaattaaatatagataaattGAAAAGTGATATcgaaaaaaattttaaaagagATGAAGTgatggaaaaaaaaatacaagaTTATATgcatttatttatacaaaatgTAGAAAAGGAACGATTTAAAGATATAATGATGAATGAACAAGAACATAAAcataatgattatataaatgataaacataatgattatataaatgataaacataatgatcatataaatgataaacataatgatcatataaatgataaacATAATGATAATGTACCAAGGTATAGTGAAGAGGATTTACCATCtgatgataaatatataaataaatctTATATAGataagaaagaaaaatatataacgGAAGATGAATATATAACGGGAGATGAATATATAACGGAAGAGGAAGCACGTATGAATAACgaaattttaaaagaagTATATAAAGGTAactttaataatattgataaatttaaattcaAATATTCGAAAAGAGATTATGagaatatgaaaaatgaaaaaaatgaaaaaaatgaaaatattgaaaaaattgATATGAACAATACATATAATGATAGTTTCGATagtaatatttataaagaGGAGGATAAAATCATAGATgctttattaaataaaatccataaagaaaaaacacTTTACCATCATATTaatgaaaaggaaaaaaaattattagatgtatatgaaaaatataaaaaagaaaagaaaatacaAAGAAGAGAAGACTTGGagaatttaaaatatataaataaacaattagaagagaaacaaaaaagaataaaCACAAATAGAATTGACATGAATATTAGTAGTGTTACTTATGAGGATGGTCGTAGAAACGATTCGGATGGttcttataataataatttaaatagtaatgaaaaaaatgatacattgataaatataaataataatgatgataaaaataatgataataaaaataatgatgataaaaataatgataataaaaataatgataataaaaataatgataataaaaataatgataataatgatgataatgatgataatgagGATGAAATTATTAAGAAAAACATTTTCTTCAACAAAATCGATGAAAAAtttatagaaataaaagaagaagataTCAAAGAAATGAGCGAACTCCAAGTCCAAGACGAATTAAGAAAAAGAGGATATCCAACCTTTGGATCTAttgaagaaataaaaacaaGATTATGTGATGTTATGAAAATAAgacaaaataattatatagatataagaaacattttaaaaaaaccAGAAGATAATGTATTATCACATATAAGattagaaaaattaaaagaaaatattaaaacatataaagaaaatgaacAATATGGAGATACAGAATCTAAAATTAAACAACTAGATGCATCTATAGAAATatcaaaatttataaatgatCCTGTACATTATCTTCGTATAGATTCTACACACAAATTtataaatcaaaataaaccaaaaaataaaaatgatttatataataatacacaCACTGATCAAACTAATAATATGGAAATTCAGTATGACacagaaaataatattttaaaagaacccattataaatgattacaattttaatgaagaaatatCCATGGcagaaaaaattaaaaagacCTTTTCATTtgaaaatgaagaaaagTTACCTGACCAAATAATAACCAGAtttaacaataataataataataataataataatatcgATGGTGGTGGTATGGATGGTAATGGTGTGGATGGTAATGGTATGTGTGGTAATGGTATGGATGAACTAGAAGAAGAAACAcaagaaaaatatagaGAACAAGTTTTAAAATACGGAAGCTTACAAGAAACAATTGAAgaatttaattataaacataatttATCTTTAGATTTTATTGGAGattttatttgtaaaaGTTCAAATGCACATATAcaagatataaataaatatagatataaaacaaaagaagaaattgaaaaattaaaggaAAATGATTTCTATCATCTttttgaagaaaataatttaaacaataattttattgtttataaATTTGTTAATACAAAACAActcataaaaaattatttaacTACATCGAATATTGTAACACTCATAGAGTATGCTAATATAGCGGATCCTGTTGatataattcattattatacaccagaaaatttatttatgattAGCGAGGATTACAACATAACTATTGATAGGGTTATTGATGCATGTACAAGACTTAACATAAA gCTGCCATACGGAGGTGACACACATTTAAACAAGGAATGCTTTAATTTTCTCACGTGTTACCTTAGCAAATACAAACAgataaaaaggaaaacaTAA
- a CDS encoding T-complex protein 1, gamma subunit, putative, with amino-acid sequence MLKNPGTVLVFKPNTKREEGRKTQLSNIQASRAVSDIVKTTLGPMAMLKMMLDPLGGIVITNDGNCILREVDVAHPAAKSLIELSRSQDEEVGDGTTSVVILSGELLSVAETFLRQNIHPTIIVNCYMNALNSSLKFLEEISIAIDVNSESDLLKAIDSCLSTKFVNRYNKIVSKLALEATRCVKMDNLMGKKEIDIKRFAKVEKIPGGDITDSYVLKGVMINKDITHPKMRRYIKNPRILLLDCTLEYKKAESQTNVEILDEKTWNELLLQEEIEVKKMCEYIIDSKCDIVITEKGVSDLAQHFLVKKNISVIRRVRKTDLNRLERISGATIVNRCEEIVESDIGTKCGLFEIKKIGDDYYSFFVECKDPHACTILLRGSTKDVLNEIERNLHDGMNVAKNILMEGKLLYGGGCTEIRVGQHLIKEASKFNDSRKSITEAVASALEIIPKILAQNSGVNVVKTMNELRIKHEQEGGQEFGIDGITGDIINVTTKNIWDLLSVKKQIYKSAIEAASMILRIDDVVSGVGKDEKVQKTIKNEF; translated from the exons ATGTTAAAAAATCCAGGTACAGTGTTGGTTTTTAAGCCTAATACAAAAAGGGAGGAAGGAAGAAAAACACAGTTATCAAATATACag gCGAGCCGAGCCGTGAGCGATATCGTTAAAACGACGTTGGGGCCTATGGCAATGCTGAAAATGATGTTGGATCCTCTTGGAGGTATTGTCATTACGAATGATGGGAATTGTATATTAAGAGAAGTAGACGTTGCTCATCCAGCTGCTAAGTCTTTGATTGAATTAAGTAGATCACAAGATGAAGAAGTTGGTGACGGTACAACATCTGTTGTTATTTTATCAGGGGAGTTATTAAGTGTTGCTGAAACGTTTTTGAGGCAGAATATTCATCCAACGATAATAGTAAATTGTTATATGAACGCTTTGAATAGttctttaaaatttttagAAGAAATATCAATAGCTATAGATGTTAATAGTGAATCTGATTTATTGAAAGCTATTGATTCATGTTTAAGTACAAAGTTTGTAAATAGATATAACAAGATAGTTAGTAAGCTAGCTTTAGAAGCGACACGTTGTGTAAAAATGGATAATTTAATGggaaaaaaagaaattgaTATAAAGAGATTTGCAAAAGTTGAAAAGATTCCCGGAGGAGATATTACGGATAGTTATGTTCTAAAGGGTGTTATGATAAATAAGGACATTACCCATCCTAAGATGAGACGTTATATTAAGAATCCTcgaatattattattagattGTACTTTAGAATATAAGAAAGCAGAAAGTCAAACAAATGTGGAGATATTAGATGAGAAGACATGGAAcgaattattattacaagaagaaatagaagtaaaaaaaatgtgtgaatatataatagataGTAAATGTGATATAGTAATTACAGAGAAAGGTGTTTCTGACTTAGCTCAACATTTTCTtgtaaagaaaaatattagtGTTATAAGAAGGGTTCGAAAAACTGATTTGAATAGATTAGAAAGAATAAGTGGTGCTACAATCGTAAATAGATGTGAAGAAATTGTTGAAAGTGATATAGGTACAAAATGTGGTTTATTcgaaataaaaaaaataggtgatgattattattctttttttgtagAATGTAAAGATCCACATGCATGTACCATATTATTAAGAGGATCTACTAAAGATGTTTTGAATGAAATTGAAAGAAATTTACATGATGGTATGAATGTAgcaaaaaatattcttatggaaggaaaattattatatggtGGTGGATGTACAGAAATAAGAGTTGGCCaacatttaataaaagaagCATCCAAATTTAATGATTCTAGAAAAAGTATAACAGAAGCTGTTGCAAGTGCTCTAGAAATCATACCCAAAATATTAGCTCAAAATAGTGGTGTTAATGTAGTTAAAACAATGAATGAATTAAGAATCAAACATGAACAAGAAGGTGGTCAAGAATTTGGTATTGATGGTATTACAGGAGATATTATTAATGTAACAACTAAAAATATATGGGATCTACTTTCTgttaaaaaacaaatttatAAAAGTGCTATAGAAGCAGCATCTATGATCTTAAGAATTGATGATGTTGTTAGTGGTGTTGGAAAAGATGAAAAAGTTCAAAAAACAATCAAAAATGAATTTtaa
- a CDS encoding hypothetical protein (conserved Plasmodium protein, unknown function) — translation MNKVKKVMMIKNVPIPLSFTMNRNIRRFNMVENDRKIFFAFNVLSIFLFSLPIIYMSKVNYKGCQENEILYQKLSNSTRMNI, via the exons atgaacaaagTCAAAAAGGTcatgatgataaaaaatgttCCTATTCCTCTTTCCTTCACCATGAATAGAAATATAAGGAGG TTCAATATGGTAGAAAATGATAGAAAGATTTTTTTCGCATTTAATGTGTTATccatttttcttttctctcttcctattatttatatgtcCAAG gTTAACTACAAAGGATGTcaagaaaatgaaatattataccAGAAATTATCCAATTCTACAAggatgaatatataa